A genomic window from Thermoplasmata archaeon includes:
- a CDS encoding ribonuclease HI family protein produces MVRPDPARTECFFDGACPGNQFGQKGPMRAAYVIGGQGVVRDVPDLETAQGRLRSNNIAEYHGLIFLLRRLREIEAATGQRGAYVIHGDSQLVIRQMKGRYRVKADHLRALHSEAKALAAQLDVIFEEMPRRRNEAGFLLEPKSGNDPRRTRASEATREN; encoded by the coding sequence ATGGTCCGACCCGATCCCGCCCGCACGGAATGTTTCTTCGACGGAGCGTGTCCCGGAAATCAGTTCGGACAGAAAGGACCGATGCGGGCCGCCTACGTGATCGGCGGGCAAGGAGTCGTGCGTGACGTACCAGATCTCGAAACCGCTCAAGGGCGCTTGAGGAGCAATAACATCGCGGAGTACCACGGCCTGATCTTCCTGTTGCGCCGGCTTCGCGAGATTGAGGCCGCCACAGGCCAAAGAGGGGCGTACGTTATCCATGGGGACTCGCAGCTGGTGATCCGACAGATGAAGGGCCGCTACCGCGTCAAGGCGGACCACCTTCGGGCGCTGCACTCGGAGGCCAAAGCCCTCGCCGCACAACTCGACGTCATCTTCGAGGAGATGCCGCGTCGCCGTAACGAGGCAGGATTCCTCCTCGAGCCAAAGAGCGGAAACGATCCGCGGAGGACAAGGGCCTCGGAAGCCACCAGGGAGAATTGA